The following coding sequences are from one Syngnathus acus chromosome 12, fSynAcu1.2, whole genome shotgun sequence window:
- the LOC119130969 gene encoding uncharacterized protein LOC119130969 isoform X2, which translates to MMSDTPLQRNGTATVRMSCEEAQLHKERLQALAEKRKRQTEIEDKRRQLDELVLQLQQLKSKAMRERWLLQGMATEQEETRRKQLQLDEEHGKTMEDMIHRLESEIGALECEESLISAKERSLRERLKETERSIEDMQKSLMAHAGVEATGCTSAPLSDGADLDPERLVPATQLRTGPPAPGDKATPRPAMFAMEINVQHDPQTGERRVLSSNRVNPSEAGSRGIKVYDDGRKVVYEISSSGGVSTTSVENGWSSSQVDQLIQRAVRPGEAGDERRGQVLVTPAAPQAYVSPTAADDLSPPSCAPPSIPSSPPAQVILQRETRLGMMPPSPAPIVTQPGPSAHPDPEVIFVPQASEEHPVTMVFMGYQDLDDTSESRRLLGFDGAVKAEVVLIDEDDEKSLREKTVTDMSIIDGTAADLVSGRPATSEAVSTELSSDGREPDSAASPPPNPEANKAPPPGLTPATGFGIIGTTTNGHQAEMASRSSHTAMKSWQAPEDVSGTTPKERALKCVTFQESVSIITDGPLIMEVESQQIQHGCLSRSSIQGQSGVELKAETSDSDVEQEIRYLDQVLDAASETPTNGNSSPSAYTKPISIDGTYSSVCVSESSPGYHRPIVVEGQRQTTVLHQDESFAKTNGHIPTDESSHSNAKFELRAFQEEKRPAKLFTPGEEQHVRVTRRRNPEEVQELERERQELIRDQAVKKNPGIAQRWWNPPQEVPLEEQLDPEQLESLRKYQERKTQKQIPTYSYTQPQVTGPPTLVTFDPELIRKEDVVEKKIDFSSARKQFLQTDMTKNSITPHIYSARPFSKSIPRGNHGHIVPEVGECHVTWSDDGIAGEFTSVRAVMTNVSDEEEGKSQFPLGYLPEESDSGLEELSVRSQDTTVFSLDSVSDSGASFPPTPLPLTPVSPSTPQPTTPVNGRTTGSAVEDELEYQAEVLVQNVIQNALSTNGGDWQSSSPNLDSSQMSSPVSPSSASTSSPVPVSSSPLSFGEADHLQSPVSSIAATSNPSPQLNLLPEVQVAFQEKLTTQDVPQRQESSSSSPTLSSQSSPTHSQPVSPPQRPKVGGPRIKIQSSYTRALASSAPVSAPAPCPTTNVPRPAPVCRPPSPPSPEKSEFSYFSKYSEAAELRSTAAATKAPEVEVASGPFRLRSKKQRTLSMIEEEIRAAQQREEDLKKQREAQPAAIPRVENPSGTGQVPARTGVRKTTISPADKLKSNSLPTRLTLTSRTAPGKIEKIRPAQPVSPSPSEGALSDAGSEDSGGSRPKNFMQTLMEDYETHKVKRREKMEDNSYAHLLLANQVLEATRITRRKSDMALKWEAGIYANEDGEEEEEEEEE; encoded by the exons GAAAAACGAAAACGTCAAACCGAGATTGAAGACAAGAGACGTCAGCTCGATGAGTTGGTTTTGCAACTACAGCAGCTCAAg TCTAAAGCCATGCGGGAGCGATGGCTCCTCCAGGGAATGGCGACAGAACAAGAAGAGACAAGGCGGAAACAACTGCAACTGGACGAGGAGCACGGGAAGACGATGGAAGACATGATACACAG gCTGGAATCTGAAATCGGCGCACTTGAGTGTGAAGAATCTTTGATCTCAGCCAAAGAACGATCTTTGCGGGAACGTCTCAAGGAGACGGAACGCTCGATTGAAGATATGCAGAAG AGTCTGATGGCCCATGCTGGAG TGGAGGCCACCGGCTGCACGTCCGCTCCTCTCTCGGACGGCGCGGACCTCGATCCCGAGCGACTCGTCCCGGCCACGCAGCTTCGGACCGGCCCACCTGCGCCTGGAGACAAGGCAACTCCGAGACCCG CAATGTTTGCCATGGAGATCAACGTGCAGCATGACCCTCAGACGGGCGAACGGCGGGTCCTGTCATCGAACCGCGTGAACCCCTCCGAAGCGGGCTCGCGCGGCATCAAGGTCTACGACGACGGCCGGAAAGTCGTCTACGAAATCTCGTCCTCCGGGGGCGTGTCCACGACCTCGGTGGAGAACGGGTGGAGCTCCTCGCAGGTCGACCAGCTGATCCAGAGGGCGGTTCGACCCGGCGAAGCTGGAGATGAAAGGAGGGGTCAGGTGTTGGTTACCCCCGCCGCCCCGCAGGCCTACGTCTCGCCGACGGCCGCGGACGATCTGTCCCCGCCGTCCTGCGCCCCGCCCTCCATCCCGTCGAGCCCGCCGGCCCAGGTCATCCTGCAGAGGGAGACTCGGCTAGGCATGATGCCGCCATCCCCGGCTCCCATCGTGACGCAACCCGGCCCGTCGGCCCACCCGGACCCGGAGGTCATCTTCGTGCCCCAAGCCAGCGAAGAGCACCCGGTCACCATGGTGTTCATGGGCTACCAGGACCTGGACGACACTAGCGAGAGCCGGCGGCTGCTGGGTTTCGACGGCGCCGTCAAAGCCGAGGTGGTCCTGATCGACGAAGACGACGAGAAATCTCTGAGGGAGAAGACGGTCACCGACATGTCCATCATCGACGGCACGGCGGCCGACCTGGTGtcgggccggccggccacgTCCGAAGCCGTCAGCACGGAACTCTCGTCGGACGGCCGCGAGCCCGACAGCGCCGCCTCGCCCCCGCCGAATCCCGAAGCCAACAAAGCCCCGCCTCCTGGCCTCACCCCTGCCACAG GATTCGGGATTATCGGGACAACAACCAATGGTCATCAGGCCGAGATGGCGAGCAGATCTTCTCACACTGCCATG aaatcGTGGCAGGCACCCGAGGATGTCAGTGGCACCACACCTAAGGAACGAGCCTTGAAGTGTGTCACTTTCCAAGAATCAGTCAGCATCATCACTGACGGACCGCTAATCATGGAGGTGGAGAGCCAGCAAATTCAACATGGCTGCCTCAGCAGATCCAGTATCCAAGGTCAAAGTGGAGTCGAGCTCAAGGCCGAGACATCGGACAGTGATGTCGAGCAG GAGATCCGTTACCTGGATCAAGTGTTAGATGCAGCCTCCGAAACACCCACTAATGGAAACTCCTCCCCGTCTGCATACACCAAACCCATCAGCATCGACGGAACGTattcttctgtgtgtgtgtccgagTCCTCTCCTGGTTATCACCGACCAATCGTTGTAGAGGGGCAAAGACAAACCACCGTCCTTCATCAGGATGAATCCTTTGCGAAAACCAACGGGCATATACCGACGGATGAATCGAGCCACAGCAATGCAAAGTTCGAGCTGAGAGCGTttcaggaagaaaaaaggcCGGCAAAACTCTTCACACCGGGAGAAGAGCAGCACGTCCGAGTGACAAGGAGACGAAATCCGGAAGAG GTCCAGGAGTTGGAACGTGAGCGTCAGGAGCTGATCCGAGACCAGGCAGTGAAGAAAAACCCTGGTATTGCTCAACGTTGGTGGAACCCTCCGCAAGAG GTTCCCTTGGAGGAGCAGCTTGACCCGGAACAGCTCGAGTCTCTCCGAAAATACCAagagagaaaaacacagaagcaGATTCCAACATACTCGTACACACAG CCCCAAGTTACTGGACCACCCACGCTGGTCACCTTTGACCCAGAGTTAATCAGGAAGGAAGatgttgtggaaaaaaagattgactTCTCATCTGCCAGGAAGCAATTCCTGCAAACTGATATGACCAAGAATTCCATCACTCCTCACATATACTCTGCCAGacccttctccaagtccataCCGAGGGGCAACCATGGCCACATTGTTCCTGAAGTTGGAGAGTGTCACGTGACCTGGTCTGATGATGGAATTGCAGGAGAATTTACCAGTGTTCGTGCTGTCATGACAAATGTAAGTGATGAAGAGGAAGGGAAAAGCCAGTTTCCCCTAGGCTATCTCCCAGAGGAATCCGACTCCGGATTGGAAGAGTTATCAGTCCGCTCTCAGGACACGACGGTGTTTAGCTTGGATAGCGTTTCAGACAGTGGGGCCTCATTTCCACCCACACCACTCCCACTTACCCCGGTGTCACCATCTACCCCTCAGCCCACTACACCAGTCAACGGGCGAACCACTGGCAGTGCAGTAGAAGATGAGCTGGAATACCAAGCAGAAGTTCTTGTCCAAAACGTTATTCAAAACGCACTCTCGACAAACGGAGGCGACTGGCAGTCTTCTTCCCCGAACTTGGATTCTTCACAAATGAGCAGCCCAGTGTCCCCATCCTCTGCTTCAACAAGTAGTCCAGTGCCAGTATCGTCCTCCCCTCTGTCTTTTGGAGAAGCTGACCATTTGCAATCACCTGTCTCCTCCATCGCTGCTACATCTAACCCTTCCCCGCAACTGAATCTACTTCCCGAGGTTCAGGTTGCTTTCCAAGAGAAGCTTACAACACAAGATGTTCCTCAGCGGCAAGAGTCATCCTCATCCAGTCCAACCCTGTCATCACAATCATCTCCAACTCATTCTCAGCCTGTCTCTCCCCCACAGAGACCCAAAGTAGGAGGACCAAGGATCAAGATCCAGTCTTCTTACACCAGAGCACTTGCTTCCTCAGCCCCAGTTTCTGCACCGGCTCCTTGCCCTACAACCAATGTACCCAGGCCGGCCCCAGTCTGCCGTCCCCCTTCCCCACCGAGCCCTGAAAAATCCGAGTTCAGCTACTTCAGTAAGTATTCCGAAGCGGCTGAACTGCGTAGCACTGCGGCGGCGACGAAAGCCCCCGAGGTGGAAGTGGCTAGCGGACCATTCCGCCTTCGCTCCAAGAAACAACGTACATTGTCCATGATCGAGGAGGAGATCCGAGCAGCTCAGCAGAGAGAGGAAGACCTGAAGAAACAGAGAGAAGCACAACCTGCTGCTATTCCTCGTGTCGAGAACCCTTCCGGCACCGGTCAAGTTCCTGCCAGAACAGGGGTACGGAAAACCACCATATCCCCGGCAGACAAATtgaagagcaacagcctgcCGACGAGACTCACACTGACGTCAAGGACAGCACCAG GAAAGATCGAAAAAATTCGACCCGCTCAGCCTGTCTCACCGTCGCCGTCGGAAGGAGCTCTGTCTGACGCCGGCAGCGAGGACTCTGGAGGATCTCGGCCCAAAAACTTCATGCAGACACTTATGGAAGACTATGAAACACACAAAgtgaagaggagggagaaaaTGGAAGATAACAGT TATGCCCATTTGTTGCTGGCTAATCAG gtcTTGGAGGCCACTCGCATTACCCGAAGGAAAAGTGACATGGCGCTCAAGTGGGAAGCCGGAATTTATGCCAATGAGGatggagaagaggaggaagaggaagaggaggagtga
- the LOC119130969 gene encoding uncharacterized protein LOC119130969 isoform X1, which produces MMSDTPLQRNGTATVRMSCEEAQLHKERLQALAEKRKRQTEIEDKRRQLDELVLQLQQLKSKAMRERWLLQGMATEQEETRRKQLQLDEEHGKTMEDMIHRLESEIGALECEESLISAKERSLRERLKETERSIEDMQKSLMAHAGVEATGCTSAPLSDGADLDPERLVPATQLRTGPPAPGDKATPRPAMFAMEINVQHDPQTGERRVLSSNRVNPSEAGSRGIKVYDDGRKVVYEISSSGGVSTTSVENGWSSSQVDQLIQRAVRPGEAGDERRGQVLVTPAAPQAYVSPTAADDLSPPSCAPPSIPSSPPAQVILQRETRLGMMPPSPAPIVTQPGPSAHPDPEVIFVPQASEEHPVTMVFMGYQDLDDTSESRRLLGFDGAVKAEVVLIDEDDEKSLREKTVTDMSIIDGTAADLVSGRPATSEAVSTELSSDGREPDSAASPPPNPEANKAPPPGLTPATGFGIIGTTTNGHQAEMASRSSHTAMKSWQAPEDVSGTTPKERALKCVTFQESVSIITDGPLIMEVESQQIQHGCLSRSSIQGQSGVELKAETSDSDVEQEIRYLDQVLDAASETPTNGNSSPSAYTKPISIDGTYSSVCVSESSPGYHRPIVVEGQRQTTVLHQDESFAKTNGHIPTDESSHSNAKFELRAFQEEKRPAKLFTPGEEQHVRVTRRRNPEEVQELERERQELIRDQAVKKNPGIAQRWWNPPQEVPLEEQLDPEQLESLRKYQERKTQKQIPTYSYTQPQVTGPPTLVTFDPELIRKEDVVEKKIDFSSARKQFLQTDMTKNSITPHIYSARPFSKSIPRGNHGHIVPEVGECHVTWSDDGIAGEFTSVRAVMTNVSDEEEGKSQFPLGYLPEESDSGLEELSVRSQDTTVFSLDSVSDSGASFPPTPLPLTPVSPSTPQPTTPVNGRTTGSAVEDELEYQAEVLVQNVIQNALSTNGGDWQSSSPNLDSSQMSSPVSPSSASTSSPVPVSSSPLSFGEADHLQSPVSSIAATSNPSPQLNLLPEVQVAFQEKLTTQDVPQRQESSSSSPTLSSQSSPTHSQPVSPPQRPKVGGPRIKIQSSYTRALASSAPVSAPAPCPTTNVPRPAPVCRPPSPPSPEKSEFSYFSKYSEAAELRSTAAATKAPEVEVASGPFRLRSKKQRTLSMIEEEIRAAQQREEDLKKQREAQPAAIPRVENPSGTGQVPARTGVRKTTISPADKLKSNSLPTRLTLTSRTAPGKIEKIRPAQPVSPSPSEGALSDAGSEDSGGSRPKNFMQTLMEDYETHKVKRREKMEDNSYAHLLLANQVTTEVLEATRITRRKSDMALKWEAGIYANEDGEEEEEEEEE; this is translated from the exons GAAAAACGAAAACGTCAAACCGAGATTGAAGACAAGAGACGTCAGCTCGATGAGTTGGTTTTGCAACTACAGCAGCTCAAg TCTAAAGCCATGCGGGAGCGATGGCTCCTCCAGGGAATGGCGACAGAACAAGAAGAGACAAGGCGGAAACAACTGCAACTGGACGAGGAGCACGGGAAGACGATGGAAGACATGATACACAG gCTGGAATCTGAAATCGGCGCACTTGAGTGTGAAGAATCTTTGATCTCAGCCAAAGAACGATCTTTGCGGGAACGTCTCAAGGAGACGGAACGCTCGATTGAAGATATGCAGAAG AGTCTGATGGCCCATGCTGGAG TGGAGGCCACCGGCTGCACGTCCGCTCCTCTCTCGGACGGCGCGGACCTCGATCCCGAGCGACTCGTCCCGGCCACGCAGCTTCGGACCGGCCCACCTGCGCCTGGAGACAAGGCAACTCCGAGACCCG CAATGTTTGCCATGGAGATCAACGTGCAGCATGACCCTCAGACGGGCGAACGGCGGGTCCTGTCATCGAACCGCGTGAACCCCTCCGAAGCGGGCTCGCGCGGCATCAAGGTCTACGACGACGGCCGGAAAGTCGTCTACGAAATCTCGTCCTCCGGGGGCGTGTCCACGACCTCGGTGGAGAACGGGTGGAGCTCCTCGCAGGTCGACCAGCTGATCCAGAGGGCGGTTCGACCCGGCGAAGCTGGAGATGAAAGGAGGGGTCAGGTGTTGGTTACCCCCGCCGCCCCGCAGGCCTACGTCTCGCCGACGGCCGCGGACGATCTGTCCCCGCCGTCCTGCGCCCCGCCCTCCATCCCGTCGAGCCCGCCGGCCCAGGTCATCCTGCAGAGGGAGACTCGGCTAGGCATGATGCCGCCATCCCCGGCTCCCATCGTGACGCAACCCGGCCCGTCGGCCCACCCGGACCCGGAGGTCATCTTCGTGCCCCAAGCCAGCGAAGAGCACCCGGTCACCATGGTGTTCATGGGCTACCAGGACCTGGACGACACTAGCGAGAGCCGGCGGCTGCTGGGTTTCGACGGCGCCGTCAAAGCCGAGGTGGTCCTGATCGACGAAGACGACGAGAAATCTCTGAGGGAGAAGACGGTCACCGACATGTCCATCATCGACGGCACGGCGGCCGACCTGGTGtcgggccggccggccacgTCCGAAGCCGTCAGCACGGAACTCTCGTCGGACGGCCGCGAGCCCGACAGCGCCGCCTCGCCCCCGCCGAATCCCGAAGCCAACAAAGCCCCGCCTCCTGGCCTCACCCCTGCCACAG GATTCGGGATTATCGGGACAACAACCAATGGTCATCAGGCCGAGATGGCGAGCAGATCTTCTCACACTGCCATG aaatcGTGGCAGGCACCCGAGGATGTCAGTGGCACCACACCTAAGGAACGAGCCTTGAAGTGTGTCACTTTCCAAGAATCAGTCAGCATCATCACTGACGGACCGCTAATCATGGAGGTGGAGAGCCAGCAAATTCAACATGGCTGCCTCAGCAGATCCAGTATCCAAGGTCAAAGTGGAGTCGAGCTCAAGGCCGAGACATCGGACAGTGATGTCGAGCAG GAGATCCGTTACCTGGATCAAGTGTTAGATGCAGCCTCCGAAACACCCACTAATGGAAACTCCTCCCCGTCTGCATACACCAAACCCATCAGCATCGACGGAACGTattcttctgtgtgtgtgtccgagTCCTCTCCTGGTTATCACCGACCAATCGTTGTAGAGGGGCAAAGACAAACCACCGTCCTTCATCAGGATGAATCCTTTGCGAAAACCAACGGGCATATACCGACGGATGAATCGAGCCACAGCAATGCAAAGTTCGAGCTGAGAGCGTttcaggaagaaaaaaggcCGGCAAAACTCTTCACACCGGGAGAAGAGCAGCACGTCCGAGTGACAAGGAGACGAAATCCGGAAGAG GTCCAGGAGTTGGAACGTGAGCGTCAGGAGCTGATCCGAGACCAGGCAGTGAAGAAAAACCCTGGTATTGCTCAACGTTGGTGGAACCCTCCGCAAGAG GTTCCCTTGGAGGAGCAGCTTGACCCGGAACAGCTCGAGTCTCTCCGAAAATACCAagagagaaaaacacagaagcaGATTCCAACATACTCGTACACACAG CCCCAAGTTACTGGACCACCCACGCTGGTCACCTTTGACCCAGAGTTAATCAGGAAGGAAGatgttgtggaaaaaaagattgactTCTCATCTGCCAGGAAGCAATTCCTGCAAACTGATATGACCAAGAATTCCATCACTCCTCACATATACTCTGCCAGacccttctccaagtccataCCGAGGGGCAACCATGGCCACATTGTTCCTGAAGTTGGAGAGTGTCACGTGACCTGGTCTGATGATGGAATTGCAGGAGAATTTACCAGTGTTCGTGCTGTCATGACAAATGTAAGTGATGAAGAGGAAGGGAAAAGCCAGTTTCCCCTAGGCTATCTCCCAGAGGAATCCGACTCCGGATTGGAAGAGTTATCAGTCCGCTCTCAGGACACGACGGTGTTTAGCTTGGATAGCGTTTCAGACAGTGGGGCCTCATTTCCACCCACACCACTCCCACTTACCCCGGTGTCACCATCTACCCCTCAGCCCACTACACCAGTCAACGGGCGAACCACTGGCAGTGCAGTAGAAGATGAGCTGGAATACCAAGCAGAAGTTCTTGTCCAAAACGTTATTCAAAACGCACTCTCGACAAACGGAGGCGACTGGCAGTCTTCTTCCCCGAACTTGGATTCTTCACAAATGAGCAGCCCAGTGTCCCCATCCTCTGCTTCAACAAGTAGTCCAGTGCCAGTATCGTCCTCCCCTCTGTCTTTTGGAGAAGCTGACCATTTGCAATCACCTGTCTCCTCCATCGCTGCTACATCTAACCCTTCCCCGCAACTGAATCTACTTCCCGAGGTTCAGGTTGCTTTCCAAGAGAAGCTTACAACACAAGATGTTCCTCAGCGGCAAGAGTCATCCTCATCCAGTCCAACCCTGTCATCACAATCATCTCCAACTCATTCTCAGCCTGTCTCTCCCCCACAGAGACCCAAAGTAGGAGGACCAAGGATCAAGATCCAGTCTTCTTACACCAGAGCACTTGCTTCCTCAGCCCCAGTTTCTGCACCGGCTCCTTGCCCTACAACCAATGTACCCAGGCCGGCCCCAGTCTGCCGTCCCCCTTCCCCACCGAGCCCTGAAAAATCCGAGTTCAGCTACTTCAGTAAGTATTCCGAAGCGGCTGAACTGCGTAGCACTGCGGCGGCGACGAAAGCCCCCGAGGTGGAAGTGGCTAGCGGACCATTCCGCCTTCGCTCCAAGAAACAACGTACATTGTCCATGATCGAGGAGGAGATCCGAGCAGCTCAGCAGAGAGAGGAAGACCTGAAGAAACAGAGAGAAGCACAACCTGCTGCTATTCCTCGTGTCGAGAACCCTTCCGGCACCGGTCAAGTTCCTGCCAGAACAGGGGTACGGAAAACCACCATATCCCCGGCAGACAAATtgaagagcaacagcctgcCGACGAGACTCACACTGACGTCAAGGACAGCACCAG GAAAGATCGAAAAAATTCGACCCGCTCAGCCTGTCTCACCGTCGCCGTCGGAAGGAGCTCTGTCTGACGCCGGCAGCGAGGACTCTGGAGGATCTCGGCCCAAAAACTTCATGCAGACACTTATGGAAGACTATGAAACACACAAAgtgaagaggagggagaaaaTGGAAGATAACAGT TATGCCCATTTGTTGCTGGCTAATCAGGTAACCACTGAG gtcTTGGAGGCCACTCGCATTACCCGAAGGAAAAGTGACATGGCGCTCAAGTGGGAAGCCGGAATTTATGCCAATGAGGatggagaagaggaggaagaggaagaggaggagtga